The genomic interval CGGTCTACCTTCTGGCCCTCCGTGTCCGTCGTGAACCGCTCCTCGCGCTCGCCGAAGCGCTCGACGGTCGGCTGGACGTCCTCGCGCTCCCACTCGGCTTTCGCCTCGCGGATTTCGTCCAGTTCCTCGGGGTCGAACATGGCCGAACCGTCGGCCGGCGCGGGCTTAAGGGTTCGCGACGGTTCGGCCAGCCACCGAGGATTCATTGTATCCCGGGACCTCCCCTCACACAAATGACATCCGAACAACCTGTTCCCGTGCCGATTACACTCGTCAGCGGTCCGCTCGGCGCGGGCAAGACCACGCTCGTCAACCGCCTGCTGGCCGATCCCGGCGACAGGCGAATCGCCGTCGTCGTCAACGACATGGGCGAGATAAACGTCGACGCGGAGCTGCTCGCCGACCAAAGCGAGGAGGGAATCGTCGACCTCTCGAACGGCTGTATCTGCTGTCGACTGCAGGACGACCTCGTGACCGAGATCACCCGGCTGGCCGAGGTGCGTGAGTTCGACTATCTCGTGGTCGAGGCGTCGGGCATAAGCGAACCGATACCCATCGCTCGCACGCTGACCGTCGGGACCGACGAGGCGAGCCTCCCCGAGCGGTTCACGCTCGATACGACCGTCTCCGTCGTGGACGCCTACGGCTTCTGGAAGGCGTTCGACCCCGAAGAGTCACTCCCCGACGCCGCGCCCGACCCCGAGCGGCCGCTGACGGAGGTGCTGGTCGACCAGATAGAGTTCTGTGACGTGTTGTTGCTGAACAAGTGCGACATGGTTCACGACGACGAACTCGACGCAGTCGAGGGCGCCATCCGCGAACTCCAGCCGCGCGCGACGGTACATCGGACGACCTACAGCGACGTCGACCCGACGGCGGTGCTGGAGACGGGACGGTTCGATTTCGAGGCTGCGCAGCGGCGGCAGGGGTGGAAAGAGACGCTCGCGGGCACGGAAAACGAGTCGCCCGGGCACGACAGCCACGGGCACGACCACGGTGACGGACGCTCGGCCGCCGACGCACACGGCGTGGAGTCCCTCGTCTACCGCAGCGAGGACCCGTTCCACCCCGTCCGCTTCGACGCGTGGCTGGACGACTGGGACGGCGACGTCGTCCGAGCGAAGGGCTTCGTCTGGGTCGCGAGCAGGCCGGACACAGTTCTGGGCGTGAGTCAGGCCGGCCCGACAGTGCAGGCCGGCCCGATCGGCGAGTGGGGTGAGGACGATCCGGCCACCCGGTTCGTCGTCATCGGGCGTTCGCTCGACGGCGTGACGGCCCAACTCGACGACTGCCTCGTGCGTGACGGCGACTCAGTGCCGTCGGCCGACGCGGACCCGTTCCCGAGAGAGGCGAATCAGTCCCCGTAGCCGACTTGCTCGCGGAGTTCGTCCCACTCCTCGTGGAAGCCGTAGGTCGACTCCGAGGTCGCGTCCATCGCCCGCTGGTAGACGTCGTCGTAGGCCAACAGCGCACTCCACTCGTCGTGGAACCGATAGCTGCAGTACTGACACATATCCACAGGTATCAGTCCGACAACTATAGCGCTGCCGCCGAAACCGCTGAGATAGCCCGTCGTCGGGTGCTATCTCAGGGTTCGAGGAGCACCTTGGTGACTCCCTCTTCACGTTCGTCGAACTTCTCGTACATCTCCGGGGCCTCTTCGAGGTCGACGCGGTGGGAGACAACCCAGCTGGGGTCGGCTCGTCCCTCGATGATGAGGTCACGGAGTTCGCGGTTGTAGGATTTGACGTTGCACTGCCCGGTGCCGAGCTTCTGCCCCTTCTCGAACAGGAGACCGAAGTCGATGCCCAGACGGCCCTGCGCGGCCATCTCGTCGGGCGCTCCCGGGTCCTCCGGAACGTACAGCCCGGGGATGCCGAGCTCGCCGGTCGGCCGAACGGTCCGGATGAGGTCGTTGAGGACGACCGCCGGGTTCTCGCGGGCGGGGTCGTAGGCGTCGTCGGCCTCTTTCTCGGGGTCGATGGCCTGGTAGCCGACGGCGTCGACGCCTTTGTCGACTTCGCCGCCGTGTTCGTCCATGATCTGTTCGACGGGGTCGCCCTCCTCGAAGTTGATGGCCGTCGCGTCGCAGTACTCCTCGGCCAGTTCGAGGCGGCTCGGGACGCGGTCGACGGAGTAAATCTCGGCCGCACCTTTGATTTTCGCGCTGTAGGCGGCCATCAGCCCCACGGGGCCCGCACCGTAGATGGCGACGGAGTCGCCGGGCTCTAGGTTCGCGAGTTCCGTCCCGTGCCAGCCCGTCGGGAAGATGTCCGCGAGCAGCGCGAAGGCGTCCTCGTGCTGGTCACCCTCGGGCAGCTGTAGCGCGTTGAAATCCGCGTACGGGATGCGAAGCGTCTCGGCTTGTCCGCCTTTGTACGGTCCCATCGCGACGTAGCCGTAGGCCCCGCCCGCAAAGCCCGGGTTGACGTTGGTACAGAAGCCCGTGTAGCCGTCCTCGCAGTTCTCACAGTGGCCGCATGCGACGTTGAACGGAGCGACGACGCGGTCGCCCTCTTCGAGCGTGGTAACGGCGTCGCCGACCTCGGTGACGATGCCCATGTTCTCGTGCCCGAAGACGATGCCCGGTTCGGCGGCCGTCCGGCCCTCGTACATGTGGAGGTCGGACCCACAGATACAGGACGTCGTGATATCGATGAGTACGTCGTTCGGGTGTTCTATCTGCGGTTCTTCGACTTCCTCTACCGCTACCTCGTGTGGCCCCTGATAGACCACGGCTTCCATTGACATTTTATTGACACTCCGTCCTGTCATTTCTCGTGAATGTATAAAAAGATAATGTACAATACTCCGTCCCTCACACTATCGTTTGGGAGCGTGATTTCGGCAGCGAGATGCCAAATCTTCGCCTGTTAGCTCCGTCTAACTCGTTCTCTCTCACGCTGGACACGACTGGTTGAGTGACGCGCACGACAACTGTCCGTAGTTCAGACCACCGGTAGTCGACCGCCTCATCGGGAGAGCCGACGCGAAACCCGCGGCAACCAAAAGCTGGCTTTAAATCACTCCTGCACAGAACACGTGGTATGCCAGTCGAACGCGGGGATGGGGTAACCATCCACTACGTGGGACGGTT from Halomicroarcula saliterrae carries:
- a CDS encoding CobW family GTP-binding protein, with product MTSEQPVPVPITLVSGPLGAGKTTLVNRLLADPGDRRIAVVVNDMGEINVDAELLADQSEEGIVDLSNGCICCRLQDDLVTEITRLAEVREFDYLVVEASGISEPIPIARTLTVGTDEASLPERFTLDTTVSVVDAYGFWKAFDPEESLPDAAPDPERPLTEVLVDQIEFCDVLLLNKCDMVHDDELDAVEGAIRELQPRATVHRTTYSDVDPTAVLETGRFDFEAAQRRQGWKETLAGTENESPGHDSHGHDHGDGRSAADAHGVESLVYRSEDPFHPVRFDAWLDDWDGDVVRAKGFVWVASRPDTVLGVSQAGPTVQAGPIGEWGEDDPATRFVVIGRSLDGVTAQLDDCLVRDGDSVPSADADPFPREANQSP
- a CDS encoding glutathione-independent formaldehyde dehydrogenase, which translates into the protein MEAVVYQGPHEVAVEEVEEPQIEHPNDVLIDITTSCICGSDLHMYEGRTAAEPGIVFGHENMGIVTEVGDAVTTLEEGDRVVAPFNVACGHCENCEDGYTGFCTNVNPGFAGGAYGYVAMGPYKGGQAETLRIPYADFNALQLPEGDQHEDAFALLADIFPTGWHGTELANLEPGDSVAIYGAGPVGLMAAYSAKIKGAAEIYSVDRVPSRLELAEEYCDATAINFEEGDPVEQIMDEHGGEVDKGVDAVGYQAIDPEKEADDAYDPARENPAVVLNDLIRTVRPTGELGIPGLYVPEDPGAPDEMAAQGRLGIDFGLLFEKGQKLGTGQCNVKSYNRELRDLIIEGRADPSWVVSHRVDLEEAPEMYEKFDEREEGVTKVLLEP